A stretch of DNA from Methanoplanus endosymbiosus:
TCAAATCAAGAAAATGAAAGGGGACCTCAGTGCAATAAAACATCATGGTTCTGAAAAAGATATATTCTTCGCAGAGCAAAAATGGATTATTCTTGCTATAGAGCATCTTCTTATCTGCCGTGAAAGGAGTTCAAATTACCCATTTGGTTTACCCTACTTTGAAATAATGAATAGAATTTTAGATGTCCAAATAATGGCCCACAAAATATTAGAATGGAATATGGCCCATAAAGTTAACGTATGTGAAATTAAGGAGTTTTCTGAAAAATTAGATGATATCACAAACAATGCAGGCATAAACTCCCAATATTCTAAAATTCAAAAGATATGGGAATGGTTTGAGAAAGTGAGGATTACTTTAAGGGTTGGCAGGCACTTAAGTCAAAATGGAAGTGATATGATAACCACAAATGCTCAAAATATGAGAGACGATTTTGAGATCATTCTGAATGCCATTGACATAGATGGAGTAACCAAAGGGGGCGAATTACTCCGCGGAGCAAGGCAAATAACAAACAACTGCAGAAAACACATGGATGAACTTTTTGTGGAAGTAAAAGACACATTTGGTAATGTAGTTGACATTATGAGAGATAATAATATTGAAGAACGCGGCCATAGGTGGAGTAGAATGCACATACGAAGACGAACCGGAAGAAATAGAACTACAAACGAAATGGCACAATATGGTGCACTAATGGCCATTTTCTCAAACCTTGAGAATGAAACTTATGTGAGAGAAATTCTCTATGACATAAAAGATTTTATTCGAGAGATACAGGATATTACAGCTGAAGAGATCAGCAGTGCAAGTGAACTGGTGAGGCCATATGCACATAAAGAAATTGTACATTCTGACAGTAAGAGATTGGAGTATTTGGAAGAATTCATAAACTTGCTTGAAGGTGGACGTTCAGCTGAAAAATGGCTATCAAAATTCAATATTTCCAACCGAATAATGACGCCATAGGTTTAAAGCGTCAATTACTACTTCCTCACGTCCTTTTCCTGTGAAGATGATAAACGGGGTATTGTCCCTTCTCTCTCTCAGACGGCGGAGAAATGTTATGCCGTCGCATTCGGGCATCTGGTAGTCCGATATTATGGCGTCAAATTTTAATTCTGATAATATTTTAAGTGCGTCAGCTGCATTGTCACATTTTGTGACTGAAAGATTGCCTGTATGTTCAAGGTATAACTTTGCTGCGTCGAGGAGCGCTGGTTCGTCATCCACATATAGTATTGATAACGTCTGTTTTGAGGACTCTGAACCGTTCATTATTTACTTTCCTGTTAGATTGTATTAATATCTTTCTCAATTCGTTACGGGGCGTCCGGAACAGTCATTTAAAATCATGCACTTTAACGTAAATTCCGTTAAAGTTTTCCGGAAAAATTGTTTATTCTTAATTTAAATTATATGATATTTATCTTCAAAACCGGATTTTTAGGTTTTTATGTCCTTAGGCTGAAGACTAAACCGGAGTATATTTCAGGATTTTACCTGATTATCATGACCGGGCATTTTGCATTGTGGGTGACTTTCTGGCTTACACTTCCAAGTACAACGCTTTTTATTGTTCCAAGGCCGCGGCTGCCGATTATTATCAGGTCTGCCTCTTCATTCCCGGCAATCCGGATTATTTCGTCAGCAGGGTCTCCTATTGCAACCTTGAGTGTATATGGGATATTTTCCTTGTTGAGTGTGGATATTGTATCTTTTATCTTTTCTTCTGCATCTTCTTTCAGAATTGTGTGTACGTCAAAGTTTGCTTTTACAAGTTTTGACTGTTGTGGTGTGCCGGCAATGTATGTGAGAATTACATGGGATGATAGCTTTTTTGCAAGTCCGGCAGCCTCTACTGCTGCACGTCCTGCGTTCTCTGAGCCGTCTGATGCCAGGAGTATTTTTTTATACATTTAATTATGTCTCCGGAAGAACTGTTTTGAATAGCTGTGTATTTTTCAGGCTGATTTTCCGGTTTTTGCAGTCCGGTTATTCATGCCTCTCTGCTTCTCCGATATGGATGCTGAGAATATTGTTTATCTGCCTGGTTTATAGAAATACCGATCAGGTGTTCCGGACATTTAATGATGTGGCTGTGCATTATGTTGCGGTGGTGGGGAAATATTATTGTTGTGCGGGAGAAATATATTACCGGCTGAGAAATATTTGCGGTAAAGGTAATTCTGCCGTATTTCATAATGGCTGCGGGGTTTTGCAGTATATTTCTGATTAAAAATACCAACAAATCTTTTCCGGATTAATAAATTATGGCAATATACAGTTTTTTTACAGGGGCAGGAGGTTTTTGTGTCATTCGCGCATAAAATAAAAGGTGAATGGCTCTCAAATGTGAGAGGGGATTTCCTTGCCGGAATTACAGTAGCTCTGGCTCTGATTCCTGAAGCTATTGCATTTTCTATCATTGCAGGCGTTGATCCGATGGTGGGCCTTTATGCATCGTTCTGCATTGCTGTTGTGATTGCTTTTGCAGGCGGAAGGCCGGGTATGATCTCGGCTGCTACAGGTTCGATGGCCCTTGTGATGGTTGTTCTGGTGCGGGATTTCGGGGTTGAATATCTGTTTTTTGCAACTATTCTCACCGGAATTATACAGTTATGCCTCGGATTTTTTAAGGTCGGGCAGCTGATCTCGTTTATCCCATATTCTGCTGTTTTAGGGTTTGTAAATTCGCTTGCGATTCTGATATTTCTCTCACAGATCCCGTTTCTAATCGGTGTGCCGCCTGTTGTGTATGCGATTACGGCGGCGACCATCGGGATTGTGGTTCTTCTGCCAAAGGTTACAAAGGCAGTTCCGGCACCGCTTGTTGCAATTGCGGTTATGGCCGGAATTACCATTACTGCCGGGATTGATGTGTTAACGGTTGGTGATCTTGGCAATATTACACAGGCACTGCCTCTCTTTCATCTGCCGGCTGTGCCTCTGAATGTTGAGACTCTGCTTATTGTCCTGCCTTATTCGGTGACGCTTGTTATTGTGGGTCTTTTGGAGTCTCTTCTTACTGCGTCTATTGTTGATGAGATGACTGATACGAGGAGTGATAAGGACAGGGAGGTTAAGGGGCAGGGGATTTCCAATGTTGTTGCAGGTGTTTTTGGCGGGATGGCCGGCTGTGCAATGATTGGGCAGTCTGTCATTAATGTCACTTCCGGAGGAAGGGGCAGGCTTTCGTCGCTGACAGCCGGGCTTTTTCTGATTTTTCTGATTATTGTTCTTGGTGATCTTGTGGCTCAGATCCCTATGGCGGCTCTTGTCGGTGTGATGATTATGGTGGCTGTCGGGACTTTTGAGTGGAGTTCTTTAAAGGACCTCTTTAAGATGCCGAAGAGTGATGCCTTTGTTATGCTGGTCACTATCGCGATTGTTGTCTATACCCATGACCTTGCGAAGGGTGTTTTAACCGGAGTTGTGATAGCTGCACTTGCGATGGTCTGGAAGATGTCTGCAATTTCGGTATCCGGCAGTGTCAGGGGCGATGGTGTTAAGGTTTATAGTGTAAGGGGTCAGCTCTTCTTTGCAACGATGTCGGCTTTTGTTGATCTCTTTGATTATGCCGGCGATCCTGAAAGAATTGAGATTGATTTTGCCAGTTCGCATATCTGGGACCATTCTGCTGTTGAGGCGATTGTCCGGGTTATTGATAAGTACCAGCAGGAGGGCAAGTCGGTGTACGTGACCGGTTTAAATCCGGAAAGCCAGGAGACGCTTGATAAGGGCTTTTCGTGAGGATTTAATGGATATGCTGCCTGAATCAACTCCAAATCTCTCTATAAGGGTGGCATTAACCATGTGCTTCCGGCCGGCATAACAGAAAGCAGCACCCCTTCAGGTTATGGTAATTCATTTCAGTCCGACTATGCCTTAAATAAATTTATCATTCATAAATTCTAATAGTCATATGATGAGAAAGAACGGGTATATCCGGGGGAAAATTGGAGTTCTTTTTATCAATTATGACCCTGAGTGCCTGTCGGAAACAAAAAATTATCTTGAAAAGTCAGGCAGAATATCTTTATATTGCGCTGAAAATGCAGAAGAAGCTATAGCTCTGCTAAATAAAAATCCATTCGATGTCATTGTATCCGGTTTTGCCCCGGCTTACTCCACCAAAAAATCATCAGAAAATGTTCTGCTTAAATACATAAAAGAGAACAATATCAGAATTCCATACATTGTTTTTTCCGGAGACTGCGGTGAAGATGCAGTTGCCGGGTCATTTAATGATGGGGCTGATTTCTTCGTCCGCAGGACCGGAAGGCCTGAGGATTACTACGCAGAACTTGCCGGAAAGATCAGATTTGCAGCTGAAAACAGGAAAAGATCCTCTGAAACAGATCTCTTTAACCAGGAGAGGCTTCGGCTTGTGCTTGAAACAACAAATGACGGGATATGGGACTGGGATCTGAAAACGGGAGAGGCATTCTTCAGTCCACGCTGCTTTACCATGCTTGGCTATGAACCGGATGAGGTGCCCGCATCATACAATACATGGAGGGAAAATGTCCTCCCTGATGACCTTGGAATGGCTGAAAAGGTCGTTTATGACTGCATCCACAATGGCAGGGACGGTTTTGATCTTGAGTTCCGGATGAAAACCAAAAGCGGTGGAATCCGGTGGATGAGGGCCAGGGGTAGTGTTGTAAGCAGGGACTCAGACGGAAAAGCTCTCCGGATTCTTGGGACGCATACTGATATTACCGACTGGAAAATGGCAGACAAGGCCCTTCGTGAAAGTGAGAATAAATTCCGGAAACTCTTTGACAAGGCCTCACAGATCTTTTTTTTATTTGATCTTGACGGAAATTTTGTGGATGCAAACGAAAAAGCGACAACTACAACAGGTTACACTCTTGATGAACTCCTCTCAATGAATGTCAATGATCTTGATGCCGAATCGGTAATCCGCAATGACAGAAGAAATATCTGGCATAAATTCCCGGATGACAGGGATATTTACATTGAGACGAGGCACCGCCGTAAGGACGGGACCGTTTACACAGCGGAGGTCCGGGCGACAAAGTTAAAAATCGGGGATGAGCATTATGTCCTGTCGCTTGTAAACGATATTACGGAGAGGAAAAAAGCGGAAGAGGCCATATACAGGAGTGAAAAAAAATACAGGGATATATTTGAGAATTCTGTTACCGGACTGTTCAAAACTACTTTCAATGGAGAGATATTTGATGTAAACAACTCTTTTGCCCGTATGTATGGTTATCCGGATGCAGAGGAGTTCCTGAAATCAGGGAAAAATGCAGGGAATTTTTATTTTGATGTCCGTGACAGGGAAAAGGTTGTAAATATTATTTCAGAAGACGGCAGTGTTACCGGTTATGAGGCAATCCATAAAAAAAGGGACGGCACGCCATTCTGGGTGTCAATTAGCGGAAGACTGCTCTGTGATGATAACCGGAAATACTGTGAAGGGATTATAATCGACATTACGGAGAGGAAAAAAGCAGAAGAGGCACTGTTTCTTTCAAACCGGAAGTTAAAACTGCTCTCCGGAATAACTAGGCATGATATCCTCAACCAGGTGACCGTTATCAGGGGCATTGCCGGCATAATTGATGACCTTGAGGATGAACAGGAAAAAACCGATTATATCGGAAAGATTGACAGTGCAGCCCGTACAATTGAAGAAAATATATTGTTTACAAAAGAGTATGAACAGCTTGGAGTCAATACACCTGAATGGATCTCAGTTTCAGGTTTAACTGACAGGAGGTCATTTGGGAAACTGCCGGTGCACAACCTCTGTGAAGATATTATGATATATGCCGATCCTATGCTCAGTAAAGTCTTTGAAAACATGATGGACAATACGGTCAGGCATGGTGAGAAGGCCACTGAGGTTTATGTCAGGTGCAGGCATGACAATAACGGGGGGCTTGTCATTACATGGGAGGACGACGGGACCGGCGTGCCTGATGAAGAGAAGGAGAGAATTTTTCAGAGAGGAGTTGGCAAAAACACAGGGTTTGGCCTTTTCCTGACAAGAGAGATCCTCTCCATTACCGGAATTTCAATAAAGGAGAGCGGGGTCTTTGGCAGCGGGGCACGGTTTGAGATCACAGTTCCGGCGGATTCCTGGAAAAAAGATTAGATCTCTTAAAGGCACAGAGTTTCCGGGATATTATCCCGTGGTCCGGCATATTTTATTGCAGGTTTTATCCCGCTTTTCCCTGAAACCGAAATCCCTGAAATTCAGAAGCTGTCTTCAGTCTTCCCTGCTGTAAAATATTTCCCTCCCGGAATCTTCTCTCAGAACCCCGGGTGGGTTTCTTTTTAGAGTCCGGAATTCTGTATTTATCTGTAATGCATGAATTTTTGCAGTGACTGTCATTTTCTGCTGTAGTATAACTGATTAGACCTGCATTGCTCCCGCCGGCGGGTAATTGTTCTGCTTATCCTGAATTATTGCGTTGAGGGAGATGCAATGCTGTGCATATATTCATTAGGGTCCTGTTAGAAATTGCCTGTGCGTCATTCATGAGTCATTCCGGCTGGCGGGATGGTTAATTTTTATTGGGGAGTGTATATTTTGAAAAAGAGAAATCTTTTGTTTTACGTCACTGTGCTGATCTCTGCCATGGTTGCTTTTGTCGGTGCAGCAACACCGGTTTATTGTCCGGACAATCCAAAATGCAGTGACATAAACTGTACTTCGCAGACGTGCTGCGGGAGCGGATGTCCGGGGGAGAGTTTTAAGATTGACGGCGGTCCTTACGGAGGAATCCATGATATTGCAGGGACAAACTGCTATGTCGATATTGATATGTTCACCAGCACACATTTCACCTTCACGTCAAATGCTGAGATTTATGCGGTGATAGTGAAGGGAGGGCCTAATTCTAATGTGTACTTCTACGACCCGCCGGTTTACTTTGACTCAGAACTTCTTTCTACGCCTGTGAATCCGGCTAACGGGAAGTATTACGATATAAGCCATATTGAGTTCTGTTATGACTGCCGCAGTACGCCTGTGCCGGAGTTTCCGGGGTTCTTTATCGGTATTGTGATGACCGGCTGTCTGTGTGGTGTAGTTTTTCTGGCCCGGAATAAGTATCTGAGGTGATTTTGTCTGAATTGAAATTTTTCCGGTGAGTTTTATTTTTTTGAGGGAGGGATTTATTCCGTTTTTTGTATTGATATAAATCCGGAAAAATTACTCTGAAGCTTTCCTGCATAAAGCTTCGATATCGTTTATATCGAGCAGGACTGTGTTATTATTAATCTCTTTTTTTCCGGAAGTTTTGAAGGCTGGTGTGTGCCGGTCCTGACTGTCAAATGATCTGGCGACAAGACAGAAATATTCTGTTCTGTTCTCTTTTTTCCATGATACTTTCTGTGATTTTTCTTTGAGTTTTTGGAGGAGAATGTCAGCTTGTACATTGTCCTGCCATTTGTATTCACAGAACAGGATTTTGTCTTCAGAGTCTGAGTAATAAATTCCGTCAATCTCCTCACCTTTATGCCACCAGCTGCCGTATCCGGTGAAGAGAAAAGGCAGGACATCTCTGCCGTTTACCGAAAGGAAAATATCTTCTACAATCTCTTCAAAACGAAGTCCTGTGTAATCGCTGAAATATGGCATGACCTGGTTCTTAACCGCAGCATCACCAAGGTCACGTTCTATCAGCATGATATTGGGGTATGCAAATCTGAACCAGAATAAAAAGAGGTTATCTTTGATGTAGTATAATCCCCTGTGGCACCTCTTAGAGACTGTTGCAGGAACTTTTCTTTTAACGAGGTCAAGGTCGATGAGTGTTGAGAGATATTTGTTTACAATTCCCTTTGAAAGTCCGGTGTCATTGGTAATCAGGCCCTGCGAATGATTTCCGTTTGATATCGAGAGGAGTATTGAGAAGTAATATCTGGGTTCGCTGAGTTCACTTCTAAGCACGAACTCAATATCCCGGAAGAGATAGGAGTCCTTTCTGAAGATATTTTCAGTTATGCTCTCTTCAATACTCTGACTGACGTTAAGACTGGTGATGTAAGCCGGAATTCCGCCATATACAGAATAATAATTTACGGCTTTTTTTATGTCTTTGATATAATCATAAATGTGGATAAAATGAAGTGGCCTGAGCAGGACCTGTCCTGTTCTTCTCCCGTAAAGGGGGCTGTTATATTCCATGACCATTGATTCCATCATTCTGACTGATGAGCCGCAGAGTATCAGGAATATTTTTGTCTCTTTAAGTTTTAGGTCCCAGAATGACTGAAGGATGGAGGGCAGTGCATTGTCTTCCTTTACGAGGTAAGGGAATTCATCTATGGCGATTATTATTCTTTCATCAGATTTTTGGTACAGGTACTCAAAGAAGGAGTCCCAGTCTGAGAATCCTGTTTTTCTGAGGAAGTCGTCATTGAAGTAGTCTGCAACTTCCACTGAAAACCGTCTCAGCTGAAGTTCCCTGGCTTCTTCCCTTGCAAGCAGGCGAAGGCCTCTTTTTTTGTTAAGGAATCTGTCTATAAGTTCTGATTTCCCAACTCTTCTTCGCCCGTAGATGACGATAAATTCCGGTTTATTGCTTTTCCATCTGCTGTTTAAGGATGACATTTCAGATTTTCTGCCAAGGAAAGGAGGATTTTGCATATGTGTACTTTAAAGTTTTATACTTTAAAGTTTTTTCTTTGGTCGTGATTGACTTTTTATGGACAGATATTTGTTGTCCTGAGTTTGTGTACTTTGAAGTTTTAAACTCCGGAGTTTTTTATGTTCACACCGGAACAATAACAAAAAAAGGCCGGATTGTTATTCCAAAGAGTATCCGGGATATTTCTGAGACTAAAACAAAGTTTTTCATTTCCTGCATAATGATAAACAGAATTTCAGATAAGACCTCCTGATGAAACTGATACAGCTCTTTTGTCACTGCCGGAATAAAAATAGCTGAATGGACTTCTGTTTCTTATTTAGTAAAATCACTCGGACAATATTATTGTGTTATGAATGCGTGCCATATTATAATTCTACCCGTGGACAACGAAATATAGCGCCTGGGACTTATATTACGGAGATCATTGAGATTGAGGGGAGAATTGAACAAAAACAAAAAACGAAGAAATACAGTGTCATTTTTATCCCATTATGTCCCAGTTACAAATGAGAAGAAATTAAAGAATTATGTCTGTTTTACTTCTGTACATGGCAGTAAAGGATTACGGGCCAGAGTTGTCTTTATTCTGAACTTTATCATTTGTAAAATTTTTCATTGCGGAAATGAAAACTATTATCTGAGAATAGATGATAATATGGGAATATGTCAAAGACGCTGAGCATCTCAGATGAAGCATATGATCGCCTTATTAACTGGAAAAAGAGTGATGATGAGAGTTTATCAAGTGTAATTTTAAGGGCTATTCCAAAAATCAGAACTCCGGAAGAATTAGATGAGTTACTCTCCCGAATAGGTTCTCTTTCGGATGAAGACGCTGATCTAATGACTAAAGCTGTTGAAGAGGATTAAATGATTATTCTTGACAGCACTTTTTTGATAGACTTAATAAGAAGTCAGAATAACGTTAAGCATAAAAGTGCTGATAATTTACTCAAAGAGATGATTGAGGAGAAAAAGAACTTTAGCACAACTTTTGTTAATGTTTATGAACTTTATAAAGGAGCTTACAGAACAAACGATATTGAGGGATCGCTTTACAGAATAAACGAAGTTCTAAATGATATTGATATTATAGAAAATTCTGAAAAATATTACAAGGTTTATGGGAGAATATCGGCAGAACTTGAGAGGAAGGGAACGCCTATTGGTAAATTCGATGAACTTGTTGCTGCAATTGTATTATATAATAGTGCAAAGCTCATTACAAACAATAGTAAAGATTTTGAAAAAATTCTCCCACCTTCAGATATAATAAACCATTAAAATTTTATTCTGAATCAACAATATCCGGATATTTTTTAGTGCCGGTCTGATGGTCTATATTATAACCGGTTTTATTGAGTGCCTTTATTACATCAGGGTAAGATAATACAGGTAATTCTGGCATAAATCAGGCTGTTATTTCTACAGTTTCTTCGTAGATTGATTGCGGGATTGTCTCATTATGCGACTTTAAGCTTTCCAGATAACCTTTTGCGGCTTCTTTTATGTTTTCAAGCGTTTCGGCTCTTGTTTTTCACTGACTCCTCTTTTTAGGCAGTTTGTGATTTAGGGTCTTTTTTTTGCATGTGTACCCGGCACATTTTCTCTGTAAATTTATTATTATGATTTATAAGAAAATAAATTTCTTATGCAGAGATTATTGCTGGATGTTTGCGTGGTTTTGGCAAAATTAAACCGGCATACTTGGGGATTTTTAACACGGCGGTGACAAGGCTATAATAAATACTATTTTTCTGAGGGTTAGTGTTGAATTTCAGAACTATGGGAATTATTTGAAATTAAATAATATCCTTGAAGGAAATAAAAAAGAAACTATTTTCTATATTAAAACTAATTCTAAAAAGTTGATATTATGAATGATGTGTGCGTTGGAGATAATAATTTTAATAATATTGCTGCAAGATTGAAGGATGCCTTAAACATTTCAGAATCACAAAGTGAAGAGATTTCTTCTGAATTTGGTGATTTTGAAAAAAAGATAATCGCACGTAAAGATCGTTATGAGATAAAAAAAATATTTGATAATTTATTGTATGTATATATTGGGCAGAATATTCGTGAGCAGGGAATACTGGATACTCAGATTCCAAACGATATTTTAAGTAATCTTCAGTCATTAAAATTAATCTTGGATTATAACTGGGAATCTTTAAAAAATTTTAAAAGCTTTGTTACATCTGAAAAAGGAGAAAGGATCTCTAAAATATTTATTCAGAATCGGCTCTTAAATTTTGATAAGGAGGGAGTTAATGAATTAAATCCTTTGGCATTATATTGTGTATATAATGACTGTAAATCAAGGAATATACCAGATTATAAAAAATATGATGACCTTGGGTTTCTACTTAAAATAAGTCCGGAATTTAAGGAATGTGATGAAGCTGCTATTAAATTAATAACTGATAATGGATTGGGCGTCGGGACATTAAATTATGCATCCACAAGGGGTGGGGAAACCAGAGATTTTGAGTTTGTTATTGCAAAAGAATTTGATATTGGTAACTATATTACTGTAAATAGTGTTCTGAAAAAAGATTTACTGGAGATAATTTATGATTCTAAAATCCATTACCGATTGTTTGACTTAATAAGTGCAGTAAATGAAGGAGATAACAGTATTTCGATCTCTTACGGTGACAATAAAGAAAAAATTCTTGAAAAAATTAAACCATTGGATGATAGTGGAATAATAAATCTGGACGGGAATTCCGGAGATAATGAGATCCGTTTTTATGCCGGGAATTCGGAAAGTGAAAAGAACAATGCAATATCTGGTATTAAGGATATTCAGAAGCGGATTGTCGAAAAAATAAATAATAAAATAGCTGATTATCAGCCTGGTAAGATAAATGGCGTTTCTGAATCAATTATAAGCAAAAAAATGGGAAATGCTGAAGATATTCCTGATGTGAAAGAATTTGAGGAAATACTCGCTTCTGTTACATCCAATAATAGTAATTATGATGGAATAAAAGTACTTCTTGGGAAATCTGGTAATGGGGATGTATATTGGGAACCGGGTAAATGTGCCAATGGACATTGCCTTGTTATAGGTGGTTCCGGGGCCGGAAAAACTGTAACATTAAGATCTATTGCATATGAACTGGCAAAACAGAATTATCCCGTTCTTTTAATTGATTTCCATGGTGACATGGCCCCAGATTCTTCTGTAAAAACATATAAAATTAAGGAAGGAGATGGTTACTATTTTAATCCGCTTGAGTTAAGTAATAAATTTGAGGATCTCACTCCTCTAAGAGCGACTTCTGATTTTGTTGACGCTATAAAAATTAATTTTTCAAGTTTAGGTATTCAACAAATAGATAGATTAACAGAGTTGATAACTGAAGGTTACAATAATAATAACCCTTCAAGTAATAAGTCTGCTGGTGAATTTAATTTCGATGAATTAAACAATAAGATTTTTAATTCAGATGATGGTAAATCTGATGGACTAAGAGCATATTTAAGGGGTATGTCTGATTATAAACTATTTTCCGGAAATCAGAAAATATCTGTGGAAAGCTTTTTAGAACCGGGAATTAGTCATATTAACTTAAATAGTTTGCCGGAAAATTTAAGGAATCTTTTTGCAGACTTATTATTGAGGAAATTATATTACTCGTTGCAGAGTTTGGGGAATATTTCAGAGGGAGATATTTCCGATAAAGATAAATTTAGGATATTTGTAATTGTTGATGAGGCAAAATTATTAGTCAGTGATAAACAGGGTTCAAAAGCTGTTTTAAATAAATATGCGACTGAATTAAGGAAATCTGGCTTGGGACTAATCCTTGCTTCTCAGTTGATTGGACATTTTAATGAAGAAATTCTGGCTAATATGTCAGCAAAAATATTTA
This window harbors:
- a CDS encoding ATP-binding protein, whose product is MNDVCVGDNNFNNIAARLKDALNISESQSEEISSEFGDFEKKIIARKDRYEIKKIFDNLLYVYIGQNIREQGILDTQIPNDILSNLQSLKLILDYNWESLKNFKSFVTSEKGERISKIFIQNRLLNFDKEGVNELNPLALYCVYNDCKSRNIPDYKKYDDLGFLLKISPEFKECDEAAIKLITDNGLGVGTLNYASTRGGETRDFEFVIAKEFDIGNYITVNSVLKKDLLEIIYDSKIHYRLFDLISAVNEGDNSISISYGDNKEKILEKIKPLDDSGIINLDGNSGDNEIRFYAGNSESEKNNAISGIKDIQKRIVEKINNKIADYQPGKINGVSESIISKKMGNAEDIPDVKEFEEILASVTSNNSNYDGIKVLLGKSGNGDVYWEPGKCANGHCLVIGGSGAGKTVTLRSIAYELAKQNYPVLLIDFHGDMAPDSSVKTYKIKEGDGYYFNPLELSNKFEDLTPLRATSDFVDAIKINFSSLGIQQIDRLTELITEGYNNNNPSSNKSAGEFNFDELNNKIFNSDDGKSDGLRAYLRGMSDYKLFSGNQKISVESFLEPGISHINLNSLPENLRNLFADLLLRKLYYSLQSLGNISEGDISDKDKFRIFVIVDEAKLLVSDKQGSKAVLNKYATELRKSGLGLILASQLIGHFNEEILANMSAKIFMKAETKEQANKNARHFNVDPKALLKFKPGEAEFVLNNEYQHLKIIPMSERLKE